The sequence below is a genomic window from Paenibacillus sp. DCT19.
GTCCATCTGCCTCCATGAGTGCAACTTCGATCTCCTCTGATTTGGAAGTCGGCACATTTTTGCCGATAAAATCAGGGCGAATCGGAAGCTCGCGGTGACCGCGATCCGCAAGAACAGCCAGTTGAATGTTTTGCGGTCTTCCGCAATCCATCAGAGCGTCCATCGCTGCGCGAATCGTTCTGCCGGTATACAGCACATCATCGAACAAAATCACTTTTTTGTTATGAATGGAAAGTGATTCAGGTGTCATAATCAAAAGTTCCTTCCGAGTCTCGCCCGCTATATCAAGGCGATCATCACGGTAAGGAGTTACATCCAGTTCTCCCCAGGGATTGGCGTACCTTCGATCTCTTCGATCTTGGCTGCAATTCGTTCTGCAAGGTATACACCCCGTGTGCGAATTCCAATAAGTACGCATCCGTCGATTCCTTTGTTTTTCTCCAATATCTCATGGGCAATCCTTGTTAAAGCGCGGCGGATCGCCGTTTCATCCATAATGACATGTGTTTCTGTGCTCATGCGTTCAGCCTCCTCAGGATTCCCTTCAGATCATGGCCCCGTGACGAGGAGAACAAAAAAGACTCCTTGCCGTGTTTAATGGCAAGGAGTCTCCGAACTTCAGTCTACGCTGAAGAAAGTTTACTCTCGGGGATGCATCGCTTCATTTGCCGCAGCAAATAAACGACGTATCGTTCACGTTACCTTGCCAGTCTCACGGGACTGATTTAAAGGTGCTATTCATGACGTCCATCTGGCAGTACCTCACAGGGTGCTGTTATCCATCAGGTCGTTTTATCTTCATGAATTATGACAGAAAGACAACCCCTGTCAACACCTCACCATAACAGGCGAAATTCCTCTGCTGTGATTCTCTTAGAATCAGCATTTGGGCTGAAAAACATCCATGCACACTACATTTCATTCGTCATTCATAATTATACAATAAATCTGTATATTTATCCATAGGCAATTATTCAAGGCTGTACACCAAAATAACCCTTTTCCCACATAAACAGTGTGGTAAAGGGTTATAAATTGTTATGTGAATATATTCAATAATACGGAACGACAACATATTTTTCGGTATATGGGTTCCATCGCTTTTTATTATCTCAAGGAGAGCAATCAACGGATTAATTCCAATTCTGCTACTTAGCTACAACCTTCTTCCCTAGTTGCTCATAGGACTGTTTGATGGTCGAGAGCGTCTCCATGTGGCGATATATATTATTGCCTGCTGTTATAAGTATACTTACGATCAATAAGCCAACCAGAATTTTTTTCCCTAACCCCTGACGTAAACCAATAACAAATCCTCCACCTAATAAGAAGAGAGCGAACAAATAATGCCCAGCATACAGATACATGTCATATTGGAATACAGCGAGTCCAAAACCAACAACGATATGAAGCAAAAACGCAAATAAAATATAAGGAAGAAGTGTCCACACTTCTCGTTCCCGAATGCCTCTGATTACTCCAGTAAGAGCCAGAAGCAAGATGAATACACCGGTAATTTGCACATACAGTGGGTTGGATCTTGTAAGATCCGTGACAAACGCAACCATACCCGGATCAAGCAAAATCACTTTTGGCGTCAAGATCGGATTGATGGTTAATAGATTCAGTGCTTTCCAGTGTACGGCGAATTGAAAAGGTGTTGCATAACTCGTTCCTCCGTTTTGAATACCCAGCAACCAGTTGGTTACCCAGCTCCGTCCACCAAGAGATACATATTGAATAACGGTAAATACCACGATCAAGCCAGCCGCGAGCAGCATAATGCCGATATATTTTGTCCATCCAGCCTTGCTCCTCCAAGTCCGCATATTCCCAAACAATGCAGCAGCAAATGGAACGATATTCGTTGACGTCAATCCAAAATTCACAGTGGCCAGAACAGCATGAGGTACAACACGAACTTCATTCTGTTCCCGGGAATATTGCAGATAAACCACAGATAACAAAATCATAAATTGCACATAGGGATACGAGTCAGGAATCAGAGCCGTGAACATCAAATACGAGCTGAAACCAAAAAGAAGCGCAAAAAGCAACGGTACCGTGATCGTTCTGTCCTTCTTACTTAGAAAAATAAATACTAATACAACGGAAGCAGCATTAATTAAAGATTGCAGCACGAGAAAGAATCCATTGCCGCCTAACAACTGCGCTCCAGCGCCCAGGGCAAGAGCCAAAAATGAAATTAACGGATGAATAATGGATGAGCTATTGGTGCCGTAATACATTGATGGATCAAAATTGAATAAATTAAGCGGAAAAAGATGAGTACTAAATGGCGAGTATACTGCCAAACGAGCTGCATTTTCCGAAATATAACTTACATATGCCAAATTCATTACACCGTAAAACAGAGCAAAACCAACGAACAAGTAAAGCGCTGCCCAATTCGTTTTGCGATTGTAAAATATGTATTCTAAAAATTTCATGCACTCACATCCAATTTCTTTGATTACAAACATGTTATAAG
It includes:
- a CDS encoding DUF6080 domain-containing protein, giving the protein MKFLEYIFYNRKTNWAALYLFVGFALFYGVMNLAYVSYISENAARLAVYSPFSTHLFPLNLFNFDPSMYYGTNSSSIIHPLISFLALALGAGAQLLGGNGFFLVLQSLINAASVVLVFIFLSKKDRTITVPLLFALLFGFSSYLMFTALIPDSYPYVQFMILLSVVYLQYSREQNEVRVVPHAVLATVNFGLTSTNIVPFAAALFGNMRTWRSKAGWTKYIGIMLLAAGLIVVFTVIQYVSLGGRSWVTNWLLGIQNGGTSYATPFQFAVHWKALNLLTINPILTPKVILLDPGMVAFVTDLTRSNPLYVQITGVFILLLALTGVIRGIREREVWTLLPYILFAFLLHIVVGFGLAVFQYDMYLYAGHYLFALFLLGGGFVIGLRQGLGKKILVGLLIVSILITAGNNIYRHMETLSTIKQSYEQLGKKVVAK